A single region of the Terriglobia bacterium genome encodes:
- a CDS encoding sorbosone dehydrogenase family protein has protein sequence YEDFMTGFVTKEGKIWGRPVGVAVANDGSLFVSDDGSNSIWHVSYPGK, from the coding sequence TACGAAGATTTCATGACCGGCTTTGTCACAAAAGAGGGCAAAATCTGGGGCCGCCCCGTCGGCGTAGCCGTCGCGAACGACGGCTCACTATTCGTGAGCGACGACGGCTCCAACTCCATCTGGCATGTGAGTTACCCCGGGAAGTAA